A section of the Thermodesulfobacteriota bacterium genome encodes:
- a CDS encoding caspase family protein — MRHVFRLMIILPVFVTIFLPDISLSAKSQKTALVIGNGAYTSSPLRNPVNDASDIASALKKLGFKVLLKTDVNQRTMKKSIRNFGKELLNGGVGLFYYAGHAMQVHGTNYLIPIGARIESESDVEYEAIDAGRVLGKMEDAGNGLNIIILNACRDNPFARSFRTSEKG; from the coding sequence ATGAGACATGTATTCCGCTTGATGATTATCTTGCCTGTGTTTGTTACGATATTCTTGCCAGATATTTCTCTATCCGCAAAGAGTCAAAAAACCGCCCTGGTTATTGGAAATGGCGCATATACTTCATCTCCTCTTCGTAATCCTGTTAATGATGCTTCCGATATAGCATCTGCGCTAAAGAAACTTGGTTTTAAAGTTCTCCTTAAAACTGATGTCAATCAAAGAACAATGAAAAAATCCATACGTAATTTTGGTAAAGAATTACTTAATGGAGGAGTGGGTCTATTCTATTATGCCGGCCATGCCATGCAGGTTCATGGCACCAATTACCTTATTCCAATTGGTGCACGGATTGAGTCGGAATCAGATGTCGAATATGAAGCCATTGATGCAGGTAGGGTGCTCGGCAAGATGGAGGATGCCGGGAATGGGTTAAATATCATTATCCTTAATGCTTGCAGGGATAATCCTTTTGCCCGAAGTTTTAGAACATCTGAAAAGGGTTAG